The following nucleotide sequence is from Paenibacillus andongensis.
TATTGGAAACAAAAATTTTTTTGCATAAAATGTTTCCCTAATACAAAAAAATTGTAAACAAGCAATATTAAATAGGAGGGTATAAATGATGTTCCGTAAACCAGTTGATAAGGTATCAAGACGTAATCTTTTGAAAATGGGAACCGCTGGTGCTTTTGCTGTCATTGGCAGTGCTTTATTGAATCCATTTGGTAAAACAACATTAGCTGCGGATAAGCATAGCGTTCATAATGCTATGAAAGAACAATTGCATGATGGTATGAAGCATGGTTATGTTCCGAGTACAGAAGTGACCGAAGGTTTTAAAGCAGCACAGAAAGCACTGACAGCATTTGATTATGGAAAGGTAAGTAAGCTTCCTGACGGAAGAACGTTACGGGAGTACGAAATTACATCCTATGAAACTAACGTTGAGATCGCAAAAGGGATCAAGTTTCCCGGTTGGACATTCAACGGCACGATTCCAGGACCCACTATTCGTTGTACAGAAGGAGATGTCCTCCGGGTTCATTTTACCAATGCAACGAGCCATCCTCATTCGATCCATTTTCATGGCATGCATCCTACCAACATGGACGGACTGGAAGCAATTAAGGCAGGTGGAACTTTTACATACGAGTTTGAGGCGAAGCCTGCTGGTATGCATGTCTACCATTGTCACGTTGCTCCTCTCGCCAGACATATTCATAAAGGACTTTATGGTAACTTCATCATTGATCCGAAGAAACCAAGGGCTGCTGCCAAAGAATTCAATATGCTGATGAACGGCTATGATCTTGACCTAGATGGCGAAAATGAAGTCTACACGGTGAATGGGTACGCATTTGCCTATCA
It contains:
- a CDS encoding multicopper oxidase domain-containing protein, whose product is MMFRKPVDKVSRRNLLKMGTAGAFAVIGSALLNPFGKTTLAADKHSVHNAMKEQLHDGMKHGYVPSTEVTEGFKAAQKALTAFDYGKVSKLPDGRTLREYEITSYETNVEIAKGIKFPGWTFNGTIPGPTIRCTEGDVLRVHFTNATSHPHSIHFHGMHPTNMDGLEAIKAGGTFTYEFEAKPAGMHVYHCHVAPLARHIHKGLYGNFIIDPKKPRAAAKEFNMLMNGYDLDLDGENEVYTVNGYAFAYQQEPIKVKAGELVRIYLSNLTEFDPINSFHLHANFFNYYATGADPEARPHFTDTIMQCQGERGLLEIVFPVPGRYMFHAHQSEFAELGWMGFFIAE